TGCCCGACAACGGCAGGACAGCCACCGCCCCACCAGTTATTCTGTCGGTCTCATCGACAAGAAAGTTATAGCGTCAACACAGCTTACTTGACAAGCATCGGCTCAACTTCGAGTGTTCCAAGGACGCGCGAGGACGGCCGGCCCGCGGTGAGGGCCAGGGAGCCCACCAACCGGACCACGGGCGCGAGGACGGCGACCCACCACAGGGCCCTGGCACTGTGCGACGCCGGCGCCGGCGCCGAACAGGAGCGCAAGCAGCGGAACGAGAAGAAGGAAGACCGTCGAACAGTGAGTGCCGGAGAACCCGCGGCACACCTCACCATCACCGCGCGGGCCTACCAGTGCTGGAAACGGCATGCCGTTGTCGTCAGCGACGGGCCGGACGCACTTGCCGCCACGCATCGCCGCCGACGTCAAGCCACCTGATCAGCCTCACCGGCAGCCGCACGCCGCACGGCCCGCACGGTGCGCCGGCCGACGAGCGCCCCGTTCCTCGGCACGTCGCGCACCCGGGATCACTTGCCGCCACCATGTCCCCACCGACCACCCTCACCACGATGCTTCTCCTCTCGTCACGCCTGCGCCACCGGCCACTGCCCGGCCCCCTAGGAGGCGAACGGCACACGCATATCGGATGCCGTCCCCGGCCCTCGTCGAAGCGCCGCCGGACCATGACACTAGGTGGCCTACGGACGATCGCCCAGTCGCAGCGCTAGCGCACCGCTTCTCATACGCGGCGCCGACGCCGGTAGCAGCAACCCGCTCCTGAGGCTGACAACACCTCGGCCCCGGCCGGGCCGACAACCACTTCGCGTCCACCGGCTCCAGAGCCGCCCGTTCGCGCAGAACAACACCGTGTCGGTCGTCCCCCGCACGAGCGCACGCACCACCGTCGAGTAGTGGCACACCGCCCGGACGGCACGTCGGGGCCACGCGAAGCTCGGCGAGGCGCTCGCGTTACTTGGGCTCCCACCTGCCGCGGACGTCAGGCTGCTCGGGGACGGGGCACTGCTCGGCGCAGGGCCTCGCCCCGGCGACGTAGACGTTCAGGTCGCCCCGGCCGCGGCTCGACACCACCCCGAGGCACCGGCCGCAACGCGCACGGGCTCGCGCAGATGCAAGCCGATGGGGAAGGTGCCGTGGCGGCCGCGGGTGTGAGCGCGTTCCTGCCGCGGCTCGGCGGTGGTCCGCCCGGCCTGCTCCGGGCCGGGCGGGCGGTCTTCTGCGGGCGGGTCAGGTGTCGGCGGTCGGCTTGGGGTCGCCGGCGTCGTGGCGTAGTTGTTCGTTGATGCGCAGGGCTTCTTCGAGTTGGTCTTCGAGGATGACGATGCGGCAGGCGGCCTCGACGGGGGTGCCCTGGTCGACGAGGTCGCGGGCGCGCATCGCGATCCGCAGTTGGTAGCGGGAGAAGCGGCGGTGGCCCCCCTCCGAGCGCAGGGGGGTGATGAGGCCCTGGTCGCCGAGGGCGCGCAGGAAGGCGGCGGTGGTGCCGGTCATCTCGGCGGCGCGGCCCATCGTGTAGGCGGGGTAGTCGTCGTCGTCGAAGGAGCTGGGGCCCGGGGTGTTGGAGCCGGGGCTGGGGGTGTGGGGCCGGATGGTTGCCGTGGTCACTGCACCTCTTCTGTGTGGGGCCGGGGACGCGTGGAGGGGCCCCGGCGCCGTGGCGGCTCCGGGGCCCCGAAGGGATACATCACCATCTGCCGGCCTCGAGCCGGCGTTTTTCAGTTCCGCACTGCCCCGGGGGAGGGGGCGTGCGGGGATCGCGTATGCGTGACCGGAAACCACCGTCCTTCGTAGCTGGGGGGTCTGCGGTGTCCGCCCGGACGAACCTGCCTCACGGGCCGGGCGATCCTGATGGCGCTCTGTTCCCTCCGTTCATCCTCTGCGTGCGTACTGACTGGTACTGCCAACTTCCTGGTACTGCTGGTTCTTCTCAACACGGGTACTACTGCGGCGGCCTCGAAGGGTCACCGTGTCCGGCAGCCAGCCCCGTCGCCCGTCCTGCACTTTCCCTGGCTCGGAACCCCACTGCCCGGACCTCCCGGCACGCGCGCCCGCAGCCCGGGCGCCTTCACCGGGATACCGCGTACTGCGACTGCCGGTACTGCACCTGCCGAACTGCGGTACCGCTGGGTGGCGGCCCCTGATCACTGCGGGCCACCGGGTCCGGCCGCCGGTCCCGTCGCCGTCCTGCAACCGCTCTGGCTCCGAAACCCTGCCGCCGCACCTCTTTCACGCCCACCTGCCCGGCGTGTGTCCTGCGTACTGCTCACCCGCGAACTGCGTCCTGCCGCGGCACCGCTGGGTGGCGGCCCCTGATACCTGCGGGCCACCCGACCCGGCCGCCGGTCCCGTCGCCGAACTGCACCAACCCTGGCTTCAGAACCCCACAACCGCGCCGACCTGCGAACTTCTGCCCTGCTGCCCGCCAGTTCATGTCTGGCGGGTACCGCTCGACTGCTTCCTACGGGAGAAACACTAACCACGACACCGAGCGATGTCTACTTCGGCCAGCACAGATTTTTCGCTGTTCGAGGGGAAGGTAGTCTTCGGCCCGAACAGCGACGGGCCGGCACGGCAACACTGACGAACGGGAGGACCGACAGGTGGAAGGACAACAGCCGGCACCAGCAGCGTGCGCGCCCGCCCCGCATCCCCCGCACACCCGGGCGTCACTGCTGGCCGCCCTCACCGAAGCCGTCCACGACCGCGACGAACACGTCCTGCGCCGGCTCCTCGCCCGCTTCGCCGAACAAGCCACTCTCACCGACCTGCCCGCCCTGCGCCACGCCCTCAACCCCCCGCATCAGCTCGGCCGGCCACCGTCGACCCGATAGCCGCGCCGCGACCCCGGCGGGGGAGCACACGTCAGACACGTCTCCGCCCGCCCGCAGCCACGGCGCGACGCGCGCCCGGGTGGCGGCCGGCGGCGGGCGGTGCAGGCCGCTTCGAGACCAGTTCGGACCCGCCAGTCCGCGGCCCGCGCCCGCCTCGGTCCCTCCGCACCCGCGAGCAGGCGAACGTGAAGGCAGCCGCGGCTCGGGACCAGGGAATTGGGGCGGAGAGGCAGCAGCACCGGGCGCTCCGGGCGAGGCCGCCGGTCAGCCGCTCACCCGTCGCGAAGCAGCGGGGACACAGGACCGGCTGGCCGCCGCCGGCCTCGGCGCGGGCGGCCCAGGCGGCGGTGATCAGCGCGCACAGGTTCGCCCAGCCGACGCCGTCGCGGGACAGCAGGGTGACCTTGAGGGCGGACTCGTCGACGAACGCTCCCCCGCGCGCCGGGGTCCTGCGGCGGGTGGCCGTCGCGGTGGCGGGCGGCTCCAGCAGGGGGACGGCGAGGTTCGCGCCGAACACCGGCCGCACCCCCGCCCTGGCACAGGCCCGTGCGAAGCGCACGGCCCCGGCGACCGTGTCGCGGTCGGTCAGGGCCACCGCCGGCAGGTCCAGCTCGGCCGCCCGGGCGGCCGACTCGTCCGGCACGGAGCCTCCGTAGCGCACCGAATAGCCCGAGGCGACGTGCAGATGCGTGAACAACGGCGGTCGCCTCCTCGCTCCACGACCCCCTGCGTCTCCTCCGGCGCCCCCACTTCTCCATCCACCCTGGAGCTATTCGAACAGAGAATCGAACGTTACTGGTGCGACACGCCCACGCTTCACCTGCACGGACGCACAACCGCCCGCCACAGAGCCCGGAGAAGGGGGGTCCGTGGCGGGCAGGACGGTGGCGTAGGGTGCCCGGATACCGGCCGCCGAGAACGACGCCCGGCGGGACCCAGCAGGCGGTGAGCAGATGGACGACGGGGCGATCCGCACCTGGCGCTCGGGCTACCCGCTCGACCTGGCCGCTGTCCTCGGCACGCTGCGCCGCGGCGCCGGGGACCCGGCGACCCGGCGACCAGGATCGGGCCCGACGGCGCGTTCTGGCGTGCCTCGCGCACCCCCGCCGGAATCGGCATCCTGCGCATCACCGCCATCCCCGGGGAGGCGACCGTCCAGGCGACGGCCTGGGGCCCGGGCGCCGACTGGCTCCTGGAGCTCGACCTTGTGCTCGTCGGCCAGCGACACGGTCATGAGCCAGCTGCGGGTCGGCGCGTACCACTGGCCCTTGGGGTCGCGGAAGGCGTGGGAGCCGATGTCGAGCACCGGGTTGCCGGTGTACTTGGTCCAGGTGCGGCCACGGTCGGTGCTGTAGGCCAGCGACTGGGCCTGCTTCCCGTCGGGGTAGGAGCTGGTGTAGACGGCGACCATGGCGGGGTCCTTGCGGGTGCCGAAGCCGGTGGTGTTGTCGACGTCGATCACGGCGCTGCCGGAGAAGACCATCTCGTTGCTGTCGTGCGGGATGGCCAGCGGCATTTCCTTCCAGTGCACGAGGTCGGTGCTGACGGCGTGGCCCCAGGACATGTTGCCCCAGGAGTTGCCGTCGGGGTTGTACTGATAGAAGAGGTGGTACTCGCCCTTGTAGTACACGAGCCCGTTGGGGTCGTTCATCCAGTTCTGCGCCGGGGTGTAGTGCACCTGGGGGCGGTACTGCTCCTGGAGGGGCGCGGTGTCCGCCACCGCGGGGGATCCTGCGGTCAGGCCGAGACACAGACGGCGGTGGCCAGGATGGCCAGCGAGGAACCGCGGGTACGTCGGGACACAGGCATGGAGAGCTCCTTCGCAGAGCTTTGGGTGGGGGGTGAGCGCGGTCGCGGCTCATCGGGGCATGGCTGCGCCGAGGCACGGCAGCAGGACGGCGGTCGCGGTGACATGGCGGGCCGTTGGTGGGGCGGCGGTGCGGTACTGCTAGGCGGAGGGCGGCAGTTCGCCGGATCCGCGGGGGATGAGACGGGTGGGGACGGTGACGGTGCGGGCCCGGGTGCGGTCGCCGTCGAGGCGGGCGAGGGCGATCTCGGCTGCGGCTGTGCCGATGGCGGCCGGATCCTGGGCGACCGTGGTGATGGCGGGTTCCAGCACCTCCGCGAACGGCAGGTCGTCGAAGGAGACGAGGGCGATGTCGCGCCGGCCGGCGCGGACCATGCCGCGTACGGTGCCCATGGCGGCGAAGTTGTTGGCCGCGAGGATCGCGGTCGGCGGGTGGGGACTGTGCAGCACTCGCAGGACGGCCTCGGCGGCCTCGGCCTCGGTGTGGCCGTCGAGTACGAGCGAGCGGTCGTAGGGCAGGTGGGCGGTTTCGAGTGCTTCGCGGTACCCGGCGAGCCGCTCGCGGCGGGTGTAGAGGGTCGCCGGCCGGTCGCCGATGAAGGCGATGCGCCGGTGCCCGCCGGTGATGAGGTGGGTGGTGCCTTCACGGGTGCCGTCCCGGTTGGAGCTGACCACGCTGTCGGCGGTGAGGCCGGTCCCGGGGCGGTCGAGGAAGACCACCGGCATCCCTGCGGTCCGGGCCGCCCGCAGGTGGCCGTGGTCGGCCGCTGCTGCGGGCACCACCATCAGTGCGCTGACCCGGCGGCCGAGGAAGGTGGTGATCAGCGCCCGTTCCCGGTCGGGGTCGTCGGCGCTGGAGCCCATCAGCAGGGTCAGCCCGCGCTCGCGCACCGCGCTTTCGATGCCGCCGGCGACGGTGCCGAAGAACGGGTTGCCCATGTCGGGGATGATCAGGCCGACGGTGCTGTCCGGGCCGCCGACGCGCATGTTGCGGGCCATGAGGTTGGGTTGGAAGCCGAGCTTCTCGACTGCCGCCATGACCTTTGCCCGGGTTGCCTCGGAGGTGGGTCCGTCGCCGTTCAGGACCCGGGAGACGGTCTTGGCGCTGACGCCGACCTCCTGGGCCACATCGTGCAGCGTCGTGCGACGGGGCGAGGCCATGTACCCACCGTTCGGCTTCGCCGGGCGCGGGCTCCGGTGGTGTGCGGGGCCCGCGCCCGGGGTGTCTGGTCAGTTCGGACGGACTCCGGCGGCCTTGACGGCCTGGGCGTCCGCCACGACAGTACCGCCGTGCTCCTGGTCGACGGTGAGGGCGCCCGTCATGATGGCGACGACCTCGGACATGGTGTAGTCGGACGGCTTGATCAGGGCCTCGCGCCGGCCCATCCGATGCACGTGGATGCGGTCGGCGATCTCGAAGACGTGCGGCATGTTGTGGCTGATCAGGACGACCGGCAGCCCCTTGTCGCGGACCCGCCGGATCAGGTCGAGGACCTGACCGGACTCCTTGACGCCGAGCGCCGCGGTGGGTTCGTCCATGACGACGACGCTCCGTGCCCACGCGACCGAGCGGGCGACGGCGACGGCCTGACGCTGGCCGCCGGAGAGCGTCTCCACCGGCTGGGTGAGCGAGCGCAGGCCGATCTTGAGGTCGGCCATGTGCGCGGCGGCCTCCTCGCGCATCCGCTTCTTGTCGATCATGCGCAGGACGCTGCCGAGCGGGCCCGGCCGGCGCAGTTCGCGGCCGAGGAACATGTTGGAGGCTATGTCCATGGAGGCCGCGACCGCGAGGTCCTGGTAGACGGTCTCGATTCCGTGGGCCCGGGCGTCCTGCGGTCCGTTGAAGCGGATGACCTCGCCGTTCAGACGGATCTCGCCCTCGTCGGGGGTGACGGCGCCGGTGAGGGCCTTGATGAGACTGGACTTGCCGGCGCCGTTGTCGCCGATGACGGCCAGGACCTCGCCGGGCAGCAGGTCGAAGTCGGCTCCGTCGATGGCGGTGACGTGACCGTAGCGCTTGACCAGACCCCTGGCCTGGATCACGGGGGTGGGAGTGGGAGCGCTCATCAGCGGGTCCTCTTCCGGGAGATCTGGTCGACGGTGACGGCGAGGATGACCAGGACGCCGGTGATGAGCGTCTGGTAGATGGAGGCGACGCCCATCAGCTGGAGGCCGTTGCGGAACACCCCGACGATGAGGGCGCCGACCAAGGAGCCGAGCACGCTGCCGCGGCCGCCGAAGAGGCTGGTGCCGCCGAGGACCACCGCGGTGATGCTGTCGAGGTTGTCGGTCTGCCCTGCCTGTGGGTCTCCGACGCCGGTGCGGGAGATCAGCAGGAGTGCGGCGAGGCCGTAGACCAGTCCGGCGAGTGCGTAGAGGCCGATGGTCAGGCGCCCGGTGCGGATGCCGTTGAGGCGGGCGGCCTCGGGGCTGTTGCCCAGCGCGTAGACGTGCCGGCCCCAGGAGGTGCTGCTCAGCAGGTAGGCGAACACGCCGAACAGTGCCAGGGCGACGAGTGAGCCGTAGGTGACGTCGGTGCCGCCGAGTGGGAAGGTGGTGCCGAGGAACGTGAGCGCGCCGGGCAGGTCGGTGACGGTCTGCTCGTTGGAGTAGATGTGGGTGAGCGCGAAGGCCACGTTCAGCATGCCGAGCGTCACGATGAACGGCGGCAGCGGGATCAGCTTCACCAGCAGACCGTTGACCAGGCCGAAGCCGGCACACACCGCCAGGCCCAGCAGGATCGCCACCAGGGGCGGAACGGTCCCCTGGGCGGCCATCCTGGCGATCAGTATCGACCCGAAGGCCATCACCGCGCCGCAGGACAGGTCAATGCCGGCCGTCAGGATGATCAGAGTCTGCCCCACGGCCAGCGCCCCGACCACCATCACCTGCTGGATGATCAGCGAGAAGTTGCCGCCGGAGAGGAACTGGTCTGTCGTCAGGGAGAAGAAGGCGCAGGCCAGCACGAGGGCGGCGAGCGGGCCGGCCGTCGGGGCCGTCACGAGCCGGCGCAGCGCTGTCGGCCCGGTGAGGTTCCCGTACGGGGCGGTGGATGTGGTCATGAGAGGTCCTTGCCGGTGAAGCGGATCGGGAGCGCCCGGCGGGCGGCGTCGCGATGGGTGGAAGCGGTCCGGACCAGGTCGGGGCAGGAGAGCCGGACCGGACCGCTGGTTCGGGGAGGGGCAGGTCAGCCCCAGCAGTTCGCCAGGCCGTAGGTGGTGTCGTGGGCGTTGATGCCGGCCTGCGGCTTGTCGGTGATCAGGTTGACGCCCGTGTCGGTGTAGCCGCTCGCCTTGGTACCGGACTTGGCGTAGGAGACGATGGCGTTGAGGCCCTGGGAGGCCATCACCAGCGGGTACTGCTGGGAGGTCGCGGCGATCTTGCCGTCCTTGACGGCCTGGGTGCCGGTGCAGCCGCCGTCGACCGAGACGATCAGGACGTCCTTCTCCCGGCCCTTGGCCTTCAGCGCGGTGTAGGCGCCCAGCGCGGCGGGCTCGTTGATGGTGTAGACGACGTTGATGTCGGGGGACTTCTGCAGGCAGTTCTCCATCGCGGTCTGGCCCTTGGCCTGATCACCGCCGGTGTCCTGGGAGCAGACCACCGACGGGTCGCCCTCCGCGATGCCGAAGCCCTCCAGGAATCCGTCGTGGCGCAGCTGGCCCACCGCGACGCCCGGCGCGAGGTCGAGGGTCGCGATCTTCGCGCTCTTGCCCGCCATGGCGGTCTTGGCGTACTGGCCGATCAGCACGCCCGCCTTCTTGTTGTCGGTGGCGAACAGCGCGTCGGTGCCGTCCTCGGGGTCGGTCGGGCTGTCGAGGGCGATGACCAGGACGCCCTTGTCGCGGGCCTTCTTGATGGCGGGCAGGATCGCCTTGGAGTCGCTGGGGGTGATCAGGATGCCCTTGACGCCGGCGGCCACCATGTTCTCGATCGCGGCGATCTGTCCCGCGTTGTCGCCGTCGAACTTGCCGGCGGCCGTGCTCAGCGTGGCACCGCTCTCCTGGGCGGCCTTCTGGGCGCCTTCCTT
The sequence above is a segment of the Kitasatospora sp. NBC_00240 genome. Coding sequences within it:
- a CDS encoding MerR family transcriptional regulator, whose product is MGRAAEMTGTTAAFLRALGDQGLITPLRSEGGHRRFSRYQLRIAMRARDLVDQGTPVEAACRIVILEDQLEEALRINEQLRHDAGDPKPTADT
- a CDS encoding ATP-binding cassette domain-containing protein, producing MMSAPTPTPVIQARGLVKRYGHVTAIDGADFDLLPGEVLAVIGDNGAGKSSLIKALTGAVTPDEGEIRLNGEVIRFNGPQDARAHGIETVYQDLAVAASMDIASNMFLGRELRRPGPLGSVLRMIDKKRMREEAAAHMADLKIGLRSLTQPVETLSGGQRQAVAVARSVAWARSVVVMDEPTAALGVKESGQVLDLIRRVRDKGLPVVLISHNMPHVFEIADRIHVHRMGRREALIKPSDYTMSEVVAIMTGALTVDQEHGGTVVADAQAVKAAGVRPN
- a CDS encoding LacI family DNA-binding transcriptional regulator, with amino-acid sequence MASPRRTTLHDVAQEVGVSAKTVSRVLNGDGPTSEATRAKVMAAVEKLGFQPNLMARNMRVGGPDSTVGLIIPDMGNPFFGTVAGGIESAVRERGLTLLMGSSADDPDRERALITTFLGRRVSALMVVPAAAADHGHLRAARTAGMPVVFLDRPGTGLTADSVVSSNRDGTREGTTHLITGGHRRIAFIGDRPATLYTRRERLAGYREALETAHLPYDRSLVLDGHTEAEAAEAVLRVLHSPHPPTAILAANNFAAMGTVRGMVRAGRRDIALVSFDDLPFAEVLEPAITTVAQDPAAIGTAAAEIALARLDGDRTRARTVTVPTRLIPRGSGELPPSA
- a CDS encoding ABC transporter permease, with product MTTSTAPYGNLTGPTALRRLVTAPTAGPLAALVLACAFFSLTTDQFLSGGNFSLIIQQVMVVGALAVGQTLIILTAGIDLSCGAVMAFGSILIARMAAQGTVPPLVAILLGLAVCAGFGLVNGLLVKLIPLPPFIVTLGMLNVAFALTHIYSNEQTVTDLPGALTFLGTTFPLGGTDVTYGSLVALALFGVFAYLLSSTSWGRHVYALGNSPEAARLNGIRTGRLTIGLYALAGLVYGLAALLLISRTGVGDPQAGQTDNLDSITAVVLGGTSLFGGRGSVLGSLVGALIVGVFRNGLQLMGVASIYQTLITGVLVILAVTVDQISRKRTR
- a CDS encoding sugar ABC transporter substrate-binding protein — its product is MALTLTACGTGSKSSADNGSSGAVKVGLITKTDTNPFFVKMKEGAQKAAQESGATLSTAAGKFDGDNAGQIAAIENMVAAGVKGILITPSDSKAILPAIKKARDKGVLVIALDSPTDPEDGTDALFATDNKKAGVLIGQYAKTAMAGKSAKIATLDLAPGVAVGQLRHDGFLEGFGIAEGDPSVVCSQDTGGDQAKGQTAMENCLQKSPDINVVYTINEPAALGAYTALKAKGREKDVLIVSVDGGCTGTQAVKDGKIAATSQQYPLVMASQGLNAIVSYAKSGTKASGYTDTGVNLITDKPQAGINAHDTTYGLANCWG